The sequence CGCATTCTCAAGGGGGGCAAAATAAATCCGGCGGCGACCGGGAATAACCTGCCGCCGGTGGCGGAACCGCGCGGGGATAACCCGCATCCGGCGGCCCACGCGGTTTTGAGAGACCCAGCGCGGAAAAGGCTCAAGAAATGCAAATACGCTCATGATTTCAATGTTTTGAGCGCAACGAGAAATTGAGACGGATTTTGCGAAATTCCGTCTCGAAACGCCCCGAAATTGCAGTTTGCCGTCTCAAAACCGGCGTCAGGCGGCGTATTGGCGGGCAACGTCCGACAAAGTGGCCAGAAGCGGCGTCAGCGGCTCGCGCTGCACCATGACCAGGCCGACAGGCTCGCCCTCGTCCTCGTCCCGGGCGGGCGACTTACCCCCGCTCCGCTCGGTGGAAATCGGCACGGCGGCGATGGAGCCGGCGGAGACGAACATGCCGGCGAGCTTTTCCGGCACGACCGACGCCCACTTGCCGGTCATGACATGACCGACGAGCGCGATGATCGAGTTGGACTCGATCCGCGCCTTCGGCGTGACGCCGGCCGCTTCGAGATGGCGGTCGACGATGGCCCGGTTCTGCATGTCGGGGGTAAGAAGGCAGAGCTGCTCGCCGCCGAGCTCGTGCCAGCCGACCCGGTCGCGGGCGGCCAGCGGGTCGGAGACGGCGACCAGCAGTCGGTAGCGCTCGCGGTAGAGCGGCAGCACGGTACGCCGGCGCCGCGCGTCGGCATCCAGGTAGGTGATGCCGGCGTCGAGATCGAGCCGGTCCATCTGCTCGAGAATTTCGGCCGAGGTGCGTGAGAAGATCTGGAATCGCACCTGCGGATGGCGCAGCGCGTAAGGAGAGACGAGATCGGCGACCATCGGCAGTGCCGTCGGGATGACGCCGATGCGCAAGGTGCCCTCGAGGTCGGAACGCACGGCGCGCATCTCGTCGCGCAGGGCCCGCATGTCGCCGACGATCCGCAGCGCCAGCACATGCACCCGCTCGCCCTCCGGCGTCAGCCCCTGGAAGCGCGAACCGCGATGCACGAGCTGGACGTTGAGCTGGTCCTCCAGCTGCCGGATGGCTGAAGACAGCGTCGGCTGGGTGACACCGATGCTCTCCGCCGCACGCCCGAAGTGGCGCTCGCGCACCAGCGCAATGAACATTTCCAGCTTGTCGATCATTCCCGCCGCACCCGTTTTCCCCCTTATCGACGATCTGCCCTCAGGCGACCGTCGCGATTGCGCCGGACGATAGCACGGGCACGACCGGGGTGGGGGTGCGGACGGCAAGAGCGGTGGAAAGCGGATCAGATCGAACGCTGGTTGACGCGCAAGGAGACCTCGGCCGCCGTCTCGACCCGCTCCGAATAGCGGTCGACCAGCGCGCTGGAGCGCCCGCGCACCATCAGCGTGAACTTCACCAGTTCCTCGGTGACGTCGACGATCCGGTTGTAATAGGAGGACGGCTTCATCCGGTCGTCCTCACCGAACTCGGCAAAGGCGCGGGCGACGGAAGACTGGTTGGGGATGGTGACCATCCGCATCCAGCGGCCGAGAATGCGCATCTGGTTGACCGCGTTGAAGCTCTGCGAGCCGCCGCAGACCTGCATCACCGCCAGCGTCTTGCCCTGGGTCGGGCGGATGCCGCCGAGCGACAGAGGCAGCCAATCGATCTGCGTCTTCATCAGGCCGGTCATCGCACCGTGCCGCTCCGGCGAGACCCAGACCATGCCTTCCGACCACATGGCGAGCTCGCGCAGCTCCTGCACCTTGGGATGCCCGGGATCGGCCCCGTCGACGAGGGGCAGGTCGTGCGGATCGAACATCCGCGTCTCGCAGCCGTGCCAGTCGAGCAGGCGGCGCGCCTCCTCGGCGACCAGGCGCGAGAAGGAGCGCTGCCGCAGCGACCCGTAGAGCAGCAGGATGCGCGGGGCATGGAAGGCCTCGCCCGGCACGGCGTAGTCGGCCGGATCGACCCGCCGCATCTGCGAGAAATCGATGTTCGGCAGGTCGGCGGCGGCAAGATCGGCGACGGAACTCACGAGGCGTCTCCGGAAGCGGAGCCGGCCACGACGACCTCGCCGTCCTCCTTGCGGAACGTGCCGATCGCCGCATTGGGCAGGATCTCCAGAACCGTCTCCGACGGACGGCACAGGCGAATGCCCTTTTCCGTGACGACGATGGGCCGGTTGACCAGAACCGGATGCTCCAGCATGGCGGCGAGGATCGTCTCGTCGTCGACGGACGGATCGGTGAGACCGAGTTCCTCGGCCGGCGACTTGGCAACGCGCAAGGCGGTGCGCGGCGTCAGCCCGGCGCCGGCGAACAGGGCCAGAAGCTGCGGCCGGGTCCAGCCGGTCTTGAGGTATTCGATGACGACGGGCTCCTCGCCGGAGGCGCGGATCATCTCCAGCACGTTGCGCGAGGTGCCGCAGTTGGGATTGTGGTGAATGACGATGGTCATGAGCTTCCTTCGCATGTGGCAGGTCCCGGCGCGCAACAGGCCGGCAGCGCCGCCAGGACGGGACGGCAGACATCGGGCGCGCCGCCGCAGCAATCTTCCATCAGGAAGGCAAGCAGCGCCGTCAGTCCGCCCATGTCGGCGAAATAGCGGATCGTGCGCCCCTGCCGGCGACTGTGCAGCAGGCCGGCACGGGTGAGGATCGCAAGATTGGTGGAAAGCGTGTTCTGCCGAACCTCCAGGGCAGCGGCGATGTCGCCGGCCGTCATGCCCTAGCTCCCTGCGCGGATCAGCAGGCGCAGGACGTCGAGACGGGTTTCCTGCGACAGGGCCGCGAAGGCCGAAAGGGCATCGTTCTTTTCCATATTTCGAGAATACTAGATATATTAGACCCGTCAAGGCCGACCGTGGAGCGAGGCATGAATGCAAAACGGCCGCGCGAGGAACCGCGCGGCCGTCCTGGCCGAAATTCGGGAAAAGCGGAGCCGTCAGGCGGGCTGGGCGCCGCTGGTGCTCGTGTCGCGGAACTCTTCGGGCTTCGTCTCGCGACCACCCGGCGTCGGCGCAGGCGCCGAGGCGCGCAGGCGCGTGTCCGAAAGCTCGCCGCAGGCCTCCAGGATCGGCTGGGCGACGACAACGAAATGGCC comes from Stappia sp. 28M-7 and encodes:
- a CDS encoding LysR family transcriptional regulator, with translation MIDKLEMFIALVRERHFGRAAESIGVTQPTLSSAIRQLEDQLNVQLVHRGSRFQGLTPEGERVHVLALRIVGDMRALRDEMRAVRSDLEGTLRIGVIPTALPMVADLVSPYALRHPQVRFQIFSRTSAEILEQMDRLDLDAGITYLDADARRRRTVLPLYRERYRLLVAVSDPLAARDRVGWHELGGEQLCLLTPDMQNRAIVDRHLEAAGVTPKARIESNSIIALVGHVMTGKWASVVPEKLAGMFVSAGSIAAVPISTERSGGKSPARDEDEGEPVGLVMVQREPLTPLLATLSDVARQYAA
- the arsH gene encoding arsenical resistance protein ArsH, whose protein sequence is MSSVADLAAADLPNIDFSQMRRVDPADYAVPGEAFHAPRILLLYGSLRQRSFSRLVAEEARRLLDWHGCETRMFDPHDLPLVDGADPGHPKVQELRELAMWSEGMVWVSPERHGAMTGLMKTQIDWLPLSLGGIRPTQGKTLAVMQVCGGSQSFNAVNQMRILGRWMRMVTIPNQSSVARAFAEFGEDDRMKPSSYYNRIVDVTEELVKFTLMVRGRSSALVDRYSERVETAAEVSLRVNQRSI
- the arsC gene encoding arsenate reductase (glutaredoxin) (This arsenate reductase requires both glutathione and glutaredoxin to convert arsenate to arsenite, after which the efflux transporter formed by ArsA and ArsB can extrude the arsenite from the cell, providing resistance.) translates to MTIVIHHNPNCGTSRNVLEMIRASGEEPVVIEYLKTGWTRPQLLALFAGAGLTPRTALRVAKSPAEELGLTDPSVDDETILAAMLEHPVLVNRPIVVTEKGIRLCRPSETVLEILPNAAIGTFRKEDGEVVVAGSASGDAS